The region TTAAggatttaaataatgatttatttcaaCTGTAACAGCTCCAGGTGAGGAGGATTGAATCACCCATGATTACGTTATCACACAGTTAGTAAGAAGGAGCAAACAGCTCAGTGTAACAAAGACCGGAGTGTCTGGAGGAAAGTAAACGGTCGCATGGAGAGGTAGCAGGGTGGCTCAAAGGAGACAAATTGTTCCGCTGATTAGGTAAGATGGAGGTCTGTGAGATGGTGGTCCCAACATGTTAAAAGCAATAAAACCAGACAAACTGCGTTCAGTCCATGACAAGTAGATCACTCAGACTAAGCAGCAGCCTTCTTTTTGTAGTTTTCCAGGTTAGCCAGAATCCACCCGGATGGTCCCAGGATGGTAAAAGTAAATGCGATCAGACCAATTACGGTCTCCTGTGAAAATAGACACAAGAACCAAAGAGCTGTTAGAGCAGTAGATGCTAAAAACCGGTTTATTTAACCGTTCATGGCAACATACAGATGCTTTTATATTTCTGCTATCACTTTCTGCTATCGTCTTTTTTGATATAAATACAAGCTTATCGGTGCCATACAACTCAAAACGGCTAACTTACTGAGACTACAAactataatgaaataaaaacgcCCTCGAGATCTTCGTTAATAATTTAGGGGGAGGATATAACATTGAGGATATACACAACTGTTGTATACTTGTATTATCTTACTAACAGACCAGTTGCGTTGTAAATAATGACTATTTTTCTTAGCGGAAGCTTATCTGTGATGCCCGGTTTCCTAAATAGctcaaaacataaacaaaacgACATTTAAAACgagtattaaattaatttacttaCTCTTTATAGTTAAACTGAAAATAACTTCAAAATGGAGATTCGATTCAACATCTATCGCCTGTCAACACCACGACCTTCTATATATAACCGCGATCGGCCGAGAAGGTTTTAGCTAACGTTACCGTTTCAGTCCAAAACGAAGGCGAAAGTACAAAAATGATCTATTCGTGATCAACACCTGGATTAGAAACTAGTCGGACTTTTATGGCTGTATATAACGCTTCCGATCATCACAGCGAGTCTAAAGGTGAATGCCAAGGAGATCACGGCCTGCCCTTCACGAGCTGCAGAGGAAACAAGCAGCGCTCTACAGATACTCACAACGGGCCCACACTTATCCTTGGCAGGGCGCGTGGTGATGTTGGCTCGCTGGGTGATGGCTGATCCCCGCAGAACCGGAGCGGCGCGGACGCGAGCGATTCCCCGCAGAAGTCCAGACATCTTGATCCTCTGAAATCGAGTGTGTGTAATGAACAGGAAGAGGCGGACACCGGAATGTGCGGCAAGACTGCAGCAAGCGCTCATGGGTAACAACATCCGCTTGCTTCTGGgagttgtagttttttttttagcataaaCCATATTTAGTTagtctgttaaaaataaacattcttgCACCGACACCAATTATACGTTAAGATTATTCATTCCATTCGTGTAGTTGTTATGAAACAGTGACACTGTTTTTTCCGTCATGTATAGTTAAATGGTCACTGAACAATCTTCTTTTACCTCTTTCATAACAGTCTGGCTTCATACAACCTGATGGGCCTAGTAGAACATGTGCCAGCTGACGCAAAAGAGCAAGTAATTCATTCAGATCCTTGTCTGCATACTATGAGAAGATATTTATTGTTAAACTACTAAGGAGTAAGGGCAACGCCATCACCCAAAATTCACAGGTCGTGGGGCAAATTTTTAAGGTCGAACCATGCTTCATGCGTaactgtgtgaaaatatattatgttataattGTCCTAGTTTTCACAAAGTTCAGGTCAGGTTATCAAGTTTTCTGTGTATAAGCATATACCATGACATAGTCTTGcttagaaaaatatatacatttccaACATGAGgggaaaaagtttgttttacacacattgACCCTTTGTGAACGCGTGGTCTTATTCATCACAGTTTGTTGTAAATTGCCAGATTAGGAGTCTGTAACTAAATGTTATAGTCCATTTAATGGATTTTCAAAtacattgaaaaaatattttagttatgAAGCACAAAACCCCTATGGAATCCCGTTTCCGCCaggtaagaaaaaaattaatgcctcaaaaagtcgaaattatgacatactaaaTCGAAATTACgagataaagtcaaaattacgcGTTATTAAGTCATAATttcgagataaaaagtcaaaattatgacttcaaaagtcgaaattatgagataaaatgtcGAAATTATGACTTAACTATGTCATAATTACGAGATAAAAAGTCGAAATTATGACTTGCTGCTGGCTCATCTACACGACAGGACGCACGATGATGTGAACACACTAAGTAGTAGCCTGATCTAGTAGTTTGATGATCATTGCCATAATTAGCGGAACGGCATGGAAAAGTATGAGCAAACCCACCCTTGAAAGCATTTCAAGCAAAGAATTGCATCACCCCAAGTAAGTCGCAAAATTACAGAAGTAGGCCTATTGCACATATGTAAAGCCTAGAATGATCCCGCATCATGTTCAGAATTTAATCATTGACTGGCGCATAAACGCTCTTTAACAACAGCCTAGGCCATATGGAAAAATTAGAACACTGTGGAAATGTTGAAGTTTGCAGATGTAAGTTATAATAATGATTAGCATGTAACATTTATGGGGAAACATAAAGCTACCATAATtccaacaaaaaatattaattgggTCAAATTTACTGCATAAATACGTGGCTACTGTcttgaaattgtattttattatacgTGTTTACATATGCttaatagtaataatgtttATCCATGTTGTTGTGATGTGCAGCCTAGGAagtatggtttaaaaaaaaagaagaaaaaaaacaatcagaaaTGATATATGTAAAACCTATTAATTTCATGtatcttatttatttgtcataCAATCATCAATTCAGTTTCGATATCGAACCAAGACGGATTTCTCGTTGTGATTTCTATTGTTCGTTCAAAGTCGTACCCTCCACTAGATGGCAACACAGACCGATCTGATAGCAGCTCAAATTTATGTTGATAGACGTAACCAGCATTGAGGTATTATTATATACATCGTTGTCTTCTAGGATGGATGACATTTATGACTTTATGAAGTCAAGAAACGTTTCAGATGACATCATACAGCGAATGCAACAGGATAAGGTATTCATGAAACTGTTAAATATGTATCACATGTAGCCTACAGTCCCTAAAAATTGTCACAGAGAAACTTTGGAACAATATATTCTGTTTAAATTTTCTCCAGTAGAAGTGCTTAAACTGCTCTTTCTTGATATACTGAGTACTCAATACCGAGTACTGAATCCTATGTCTCTGGTTCAAAAAACAGACTGCCCTTATAACTCACTATAAACCCCTGGGTTTATAACAACCAGTTGACTGTACATTATTCCTTATACATTATAGTTAATCCAAGTCCCCTTTAATTCTATAGTGCTCAatacacattttgttttaaagcagctttacagtaagAAACAGGAAAATTATGGTcttaaagaataataaataacgACATTGTTCAGCTGAAGTCAATTCAGCGTTAATTCAGTTATGTTCAAAAACAGGTTATGATCACTTATGAAATTAGATCAAATACCTTGTAAACAATAGTGTCATTGTCCATCTCAGCTCAGTTCTCACCCAATTTCAGTTCAGTTGAATCAGTAATATTTCTGAACTATACCTCACAGTGTCACTGACATTAGAGAATGGTAAACGTATATTTAAAGTGTTCTTTTTGCAGATTGATTGCAGTGTCATACAGCTTATGACAGATGACCAGCTGAAGGAATATCTGCCTTCCTATGGTGACCGACTGGCTGTTCATGGATACTGCAGGCGAAAAGAACAAGATCCCAGTGGCCGAAAAGCTAAACTTTTTGATCGGCTGAGAACCAGGCTAGCAAGAAGCAAAGGTGACACTGACAATGTATGTGAAAAAACAATGTCAAAAAATGCTCAAAAGAGTATGCGAAAAATTGAGATGGGATGGATGCATTTTCGAGAAGGGAAGTTTACTCAGGTCCGAACAAAAAGGTGGGGTACACGGAAAATCTCTGTGTCAAAGGACTGTAGAAAAAAGGATCTACTTGAAAAGGCTGTCAAGTTGTTTTTTCCTGGTGAGAAAAGTTCAGAGGGAAACTTCACAGATTTTGTGGTTGATGTAACAGACTTTAAAGAGCAAGCAATAGATGACCAGATTACAGTTGGAGAACTTTATGAGCTGACCAAATTACCAGTCTTGCGTTTTTACTTGACAACCAAGAAGAAAATCATCCCTAGTGACACGCAGTCAGACACACAGTTCCACTTCAGCAGCGAAACAATTGCGTAGAGAGCGGAAAACATGCAAGATTCCTGGTCTCCCACACGTACCAGCCAGTCCGCTCTGTTCTCTGAGAATGTTGAGCCAGATCTAATTTACATAAGCAGTAGCGCTGTAATTGCAACAGGCAgtgatgatgtttttttgtCTGACTCAATAACTAGCGTGCCTGATGCATCAAGTGCGATTGAGACTGATGCAGCCAGACAGCCAGAGGTGGACAATCTGGAGGATAGTGGCACTGTAACAGTCTCCACTGGACACATCTCTGGGCTGGAAGACACTGCGCTAGATGACACCTTACCTCTTTTAGAGGAATCATATTCTCTTCCTTCTCCAATTGATAACTCACCAGAGCCGTTTGTTCAGAGTGAAAGGGTGAAGAAAATTCTTGTTCTTCATCGTGGCCAGGCCCTTCGACAGCTTATtgcacatttttgtgacaaaagtGTCTTGACAGATAACATATCTATGAAAGTCATTCTTCCTGATGGACGGCTAGAAAATGCTGTTGATGAAGGGGGGGTTTTGAGGGATGTGCTTTCTGAGTTTTGGAATGACTTTTATGAGCAATGCTCTTTGGGAAATAGTTTTAAGGTCCCTTATCTACGACATGACTTTGGTCAACAAGAGTGGGAAAGCATTGGCCGAATCATTGCATTTGGTTGGCTAAAAGAGAAGTACCTGCCTGTAAAAATAGCACCTGTAATGCTGGAACAGGCAGCTCATGGATGTGTCACAACAAGTCTTGTGGACTGCTTTCTCAGATATGTTACAGAATCAGACAGGGTGATCCTAGAATCATGCCGTTCACATTTTGAAGATGTGGACAAAGAAGAGCTGTTTGAGGTGATGGATCATCATAACTGTCGAAGAATCCCAACAGCAGATAATATTGAGCAGCTCTTGGAGGAGATGGCACATCAGAAGTTGATTCAAGAACCTGCGTTTGTGATAGAGCAGTGGCATGATGTGCTTGCACCTATGAGAATTGAGCTCCAGGACATCGCAGCTGCCTATGATGAACTCCAACCGACATCAAGAAAGGTCATGAAATCAATAGCTTACCCTGCTACGATGAAtgtacaacaaaaacaaactggcAGGTATCTAAGTACATTTCTTAGAGAATCAGATAAACAACACCTGTCCCTCTTCCTTCGGTTTTGCACCGGGTCAGATTTGTTCCTGGGAAAGAACATCACCGTTAGCTTCACACAACTGGAAGGCTTTCAAAGACGACCCATTGCACACACATGTGGCTGTTACCTGGAGCTGCCTGTGAATTATGATAACTACCCAGAGTTTCGCCACGAAATGAACAAAGTGTTAGAGAGCAACATATGGGTCATGGATATAGTCTAGGACACTTAGTATAGGCCTACTATTTAGGAAGGAACTGAAGCTAAGCTTAAACAACCtaaaaagctttattttttgtttttttctcaagaTGTGATTTACATGTTCACATTTCCAAAGTTCCTGTTAATATTCTCTCTAAGGCACAAGAGAAGGAACTGAAGTTAAGCTTAAACAACATAATTGAGGTCAAAGcaagctttattttttgtttttgtctttttttttcaagatgcgTTTTACATGTTCACATTTCCAAAGTTTCTGTTAATATTCTCTCTGAGGCACAAAGTTTGAAAGGGCCTTTTTGATATTCCAGTAACAAAGATTCTACAATTTGTCATGTATTTTGATAAAAAGAAGTTTTTCTACACATATTATACAAAACtttccttttgtttttattctcgTCATCACTGTTCTTTCATTACTATAACACAAGTAGCCTATGCtacagtttatttaaatgtattt is a window of Onychostoma macrolepis isolate SWU-2019 chromosome 21, ASM1243209v1, whole genome shotgun sequence DNA encoding:
- the LOC131529209 gene encoding cytochrome c oxidase subunit 8B, mitochondrial, with protein sequence MSGLLRGIARVRAAPVLRGSAITQRANITTRPAKDKCGPVETVIGLIAFTFTILGPSGWILANLENYKKKAAA
- the LOC131529207 gene encoding uncharacterized protein LOC131529207, translating into MQDSWSPTRTSQSALFSENVEPDLIYISSSAVIATGSDDVFLSDSITSVPDASSAIETDAARQPEVDNLEDSGTVTVSTGHISGLEDTALDDTLPLLEESYSLPSPIDNSPEPFVQSERVKKILVLHRGQALRQLIAHFCDKSVLTDNISMKVILPDGRLENAVDEGGVLRDVLSEFWNDFYEQCSLGNSFKVPYLRHDFGQQEWESIGRIIAFGWLKEKYLPVKIAPVMLEQAAHGCVTTSLVDCFLRYVTESDRVILESCRSHFEDVDKEELFEVMDHHNCRRIPTADNIEQLLEEMAHQKLIQEPAFVIEQWHDVLAPMRIELQDIAAAYDELQPTSRKVMKSIAYPATMNVQQKQTGRYLSTFLRESDKQHLSLFLRFCTGSDLFLGKNITVSFTQLEGFQRRPIAHTCGCYLELPVNYDNYPEFRHEMNKVLESNIWVMDIV